A single region of the Salicibibacter cibi genome encodes:
- the nagB gene encoding glucosamine-6-phosphate deaminase — translation MDMHICKNYEDLSTKACAHVVGQIAGKENSVLGLATGGTPEGMYKNLAEQHEKGELSFQHVTTFNLDEYIGLPTYHPLSYRAYMKAHLFSKVDLSAVNTHLPDGQAADLTAECARYEALLRDAGGVDLQVLGLGHNGHIGFNEPGTPFSSTTHIVELDEKTREANARYFEKKSDVPRKAITMGIETILAAREILVLISGADKAEALREMLYREITNEFPATALQQHPNVTILADEQAAKELPGQ, via the coding sequence ATGGATATGCATATCTGCAAAAATTATGAGGACCTCAGCACAAAAGCTTGTGCGCATGTGGTCGGACAGATTGCAGGAAAAGAAAACAGTGTATTGGGATTGGCAACGGGTGGTACGCCCGAAGGGATGTACAAAAATCTGGCCGAGCAGCATGAAAAGGGAGAGCTTTCTTTTCAGCACGTAACCACGTTCAATCTGGATGAATACATCGGTTTGCCCACGTACCACCCCTTAAGCTATCGCGCTTATATGAAAGCTCATCTATTCTCAAAGGTTGATCTTTCAGCAGTGAATACACATTTGCCCGATGGACAAGCGGCTGATCTAACGGCAGAATGTGCGCGTTATGAGGCATTGCTTCGCGACGCGGGCGGCGTAGACTTGCAAGTGTTGGGGCTGGGGCATAACGGCCACATCGGCTTCAACGAACCGGGCACGCCCTTTTCCTCCACCACGCACATCGTCGAACTTGATGAAAAAACGAGAGAGGCAAATGCCCGCTACTTTGAAAAAAAAAGCGATGTCCCCAGAAAAGCAATAACCATGGGCATCGAAACGATTTTAGCAGCCCGCGAAATACTGGTTCTTATCTCGGGTGCAGATAAGGCCGAAGCGCTGAGAGAGATGCTGTACCGGGAGATAACGAATGAATTTCCTGCCACCGCTTTGCAGCAGCATCCGAATGTCACCATCCTTGCCGATGAACAAGCGGCAAAGGAATTACCCGGCCAATGA
- a CDS encoding alpha/beta fold hydrolase, producing MRMGRINVFTDINGGQIHYRCSGEGKDVILLHGWGANIDTLAPIHRHLEPNFRVWSIDFPGCGKSPEPKEPWSIDDYTSMLEQFIKNHDIQCPILIGHSHGGRVSIRYAAGRDVHKIILVDSAGIKPKRKLKNQVKVYTYKTSKALLNLPGLKSHKEKILTRVKKKLGSTDYQNASGVMQQTLVKVVNEDLRHYMPKISVPTLLVWGEHDDATPVSDAKIMEEMIPDAGLVVLKGAGHYAYLDNLQEFLVILNHFLDKDKEARTSHE from the coding sequence ATGAGAATGGGGCGTATAAACGTGTTTACAGATATAAATGGGGGGCAAATCCATTACCGTTGCTCGGGAGAGGGGAAAGATGTGATCCTCTTGCATGGATGGGGAGCGAACATTGATACGCTTGCGCCGATTCACCGTCATCTCGAACCGAACTTCAGGGTATGGTCCATTGATTTTCCCGGGTGCGGGAAGAGCCCTGAACCAAAAGAACCGTGGAGTATCGACGATTATACAAGCATGTTGGAACAATTTATAAAAAACCATGATATTCAATGCCCGATCTTGATTGGTCATTCACACGGAGGCAGGGTGTCGATTCGTTATGCCGCTGGTCGAGACGTACATAAGATTATTTTAGTAGATAGCGCAGGCATTAAACCGAAGCGTAAGTTAAAAAATCAAGTGAAAGTATATACGTATAAAACGAGTAAGGCATTATTAAACCTACCAGGCCTAAAATCACACAAAGAAAAGATACTTACGCGTGTGAAAAAGAAATTGGGATCCACCGATTATCAAAATGCATCCGGTGTGATGCAACAAACGCTCGTAAAAGTTGTGAATGAAGATTTGCGCCATTACATGCCGAAAATTTCTGTGCCGACGCTACTCGTTTGGGGAGAGCATGACGATGCAACGCCTGTCTCCGATGCTAAAATAATGGAAGAAATGATCCCCGATGCCGGTCTTGTCGTCCTTAAAGGCGCAGGTCACTATGCTTATCTCGATAACCTACAGGAATTTTTGGTCATCCTCAATCATTTTCTTGATAAAGACAAGGAGGCCCGTACGTCGCATGAGTAA
- the cls gene encoding cardiolipin synthase, whose translation MDILSIAVGLLFFLNAIFAGIIVFMERRDVNATWAWLLILLFIPYLGFILYLVLGQNLTRKRLFHWDGIEKIGLKDLINEQLDDMDHDRFDFQNETSSNHRHLISMLLRSNDAVLTQNNHVDVFTDGVDKFSQLLSDIAEAKDHIHLQYYIFRNDTLGKRVINLLTEKAREGVQVRVLYDDMGSRKLHPRHFRTLTEAGGEVGVFFPSRIPYVNSRLNYRNHRKIVVIDGETAYVGGFNVGDEYLGHNRRMGYWRDSHLRLRGSSVKALQTRFILDWNQASKDKTVHYEPHYFPDMQPQGEISTQIVSSGPDTEWEEIKNGYIKMITSARDSVFIQTPYFIPDASLLDALRIAALAGKDVRIMIPNKPDHPFVYWATYSHMGELLNSGARFYIYDAGFIHSKMLVVDRSVGTIGTANIDVRSFRLNFEVNVFMYNDALGEKMATIFETDQAFSSEMTPQRYQERGMWVRFKESIARLLSPIL comes from the coding sequence ATGGACATTTTATCAATCGCCGTTGGCTTGTTATTTTTTCTTAACGCAATTTTTGCCGGCATCATTGTTTTTATGGAACGGCGTGATGTGAATGCGACCTGGGCTTGGTTACTCATCCTGCTATTTATCCCCTACCTCGGATTCATCCTTTACTTGGTCCTTGGGCAAAACTTGACCCGAAAACGTTTATTTCATTGGGACGGCATTGAAAAAATAGGCTTGAAAGACTTAATCAATGAGCAATTGGACGATATGGACCATGACCGCTTTGATTTTCAAAATGAAACATCGAGCAACCACCGCCACCTGATTTCTATGCTGCTTCGCAGTAACGATGCCGTGTTAACCCAAAACAATCATGTAGACGTGTTCACGGACGGCGTCGATAAATTTTCGCAATTGTTATCGGACATCGCGGAAGCGAAAGATCATATTCATTTGCAATATTACATATTTCGTAATGATACCCTCGGCAAACGCGTCATAAACTTGCTGACTGAAAAAGCACGCGAAGGGGTGCAAGTGCGTGTGCTCTATGACGATATGGGATCCCGAAAGCTGCATCCGCGACACTTTCGAACCCTCACGGAAGCGGGAGGCGAAGTGGGCGTTTTTTTTCCATCCCGTATCCCTTATGTGAACTCACGGCTGAATTACCGCAATCACCGTAAAATCGTCGTGATCGATGGAGAGACTGCATATGTTGGCGGTTTTAACGTCGGCGATGAATATTTGGGACATAATAGACGAATGGGCTATTGGCGCGACAGCCACTTACGTCTACGCGGTTCATCGGTGAAAGCGTTGCAAACCCGTTTCATTCTTGATTGGAACCAAGCATCCAAAGACAAAACCGTTCACTATGAGCCCCATTATTTCCCAGACATGCAACCACAGGGAGAAATTAGCACGCAAATTGTCTCCAGCGGTCCCGATACCGAATGGGAAGAAATCAAAAACGGTTATATTAAGATGATCACGTCGGCACGCGACTCCGTATTCATCCAAACCCCTTATTTTATTCCGGATGCCAGTTTGCTTGACGCCTTGCGTATCGCTGCCCTGGCCGGCAAGGATGTACGCATTATGATACCGAATAAACCGGATCATCCCTTTGTCTATTGGGCGACGTATTCCCACATGGGGGAATTGCTCAATTCGGGCGCCCGTTTTTACATTTACGATGCAGGCTTCATTCATTCGAAGATGCTCGTCGTGGACCGGAGTGTCGGCACCATCGGAACCGCGAACATTGACGTGCGCAGCTTCCGTCTGAATTTTGAAGTAAACGTCTTTATGTATAATGATGCCCTCGGCGAAAAAATGGCAACGATTTTCGAAACCGATCAAGCCTTTTCCTCGGAAATGACCCCGCAACGTTACCAAGAACGGGGAATGTGGGTACGTTTCAAAGAATCGATCGCCCGGTTGTTGTCGCCGATATTGTAA
- a CDS encoding ABC transporter ATP-binding protein: protein MEVVLESKQLCKTYRLGKHHHQHVLKNVNVQMKKGEFVAVMGPSGSGKSTLLYNMSGMDRMTAGTVMFDGQEISTLSETELSKLRLHHMGFIFQGIHLLKNLSVFDNIILSAYLAKKSSRHQINERALELMQQTGIADLAHHDITQASGGQLQRVGICRALINDPEMIFADEPTGALNSKSATEIMDILADVNQTGTAILVVTHDVKVAAKTERVLYMVDGNIVGEKLLGKYNQNTDEIKAREEKLSRWLMEMGF, encoded by the coding sequence ATGGAAGTTGTATTAGAGTCAAAGCAATTATGCAAAACATATAGGCTCGGTAAACATCATCACCAACACGTTCTTAAAAATGTGAATGTACAAATGAAAAAAGGAGAATTTGTAGCGGTGATGGGACCGTCCGGTTCTGGTAAATCGACCTTGCTGTACAATATGAGCGGCATGGACCGCATGACCGCCGGAACTGTGATGTTCGATGGACAGGAGATCTCAACACTTTCCGAAACAGAGTTGTCCAAATTGCGCTTACATCATATGGGGTTTATTTTTCAAGGCATTCATCTATTAAAAAACTTGAGTGTTTTTGACAATATCATCCTATCAGCATACTTGGCTAAGAAAAGCAGTCGTCATCAAATAAACGAAAGAGCGCTGGAATTAATGCAGCAGACAGGCATTGCAGACCTTGCCCATCATGACATTACGCAGGCTTCAGGTGGACAGCTGCAAAGAGTGGGCATTTGCAGAGCACTGATTAATGATCCTGAAATGATCTTCGCTGATGAACCCACAGGTGCACTCAATTCTAAATCCGCTACCGAAATTATGGATATATTAGCGGATGTCAACCAGACAGGGACGGCAATTCTAGTAGTCACCCACGATGTCAAAGTGGCTGCAAAAACAGAACGCGTCCTTTATATGGTCGACGGAAACATTGTCGGCGAAAAGTTGCTAGGCAAATATAATCAGAATACCGACGAAATAAAAGCCAGGGAAGAAAAGCTTTCCAGATGGTTAATGGAAATGGGCTTTTAA
- a CDS encoding ABC transporter permease yields the protein MLFKMLRKDIAQKKTITAALFILITLSSLFVASGSNMAMELTHSMNTLFTKSNAPHFVQMHAGELDEAAIDHFASRNSDVKEQQLVEMVNIDGLNLTLGDNPTPETSGIMDHYFVEQNKKFDYLLNLENEIIQVSQGEIAVPVYFMQQYNLNLGDKIRIADSPFDATFTVVDFVRDVQMNPSIIHSKRFVVHNDDLDMLSKNVGEIEYMVEFLLTDLSKLSEFRNAYQTAGMPQQGPNIDYPLFQTLHALTDGVVAAAILFVSVMLTLIAMLCIRFIMLTTLEEDYREIGIMKAVGIEQKDIKKMYLFKYIMLAALASVTGFLISLFLNDLLTANIQLYFGAAEKSMLHYMVPFIAVLVIFLTVLLYCTLILRKLHKLTAVEALRSGYMGEEANASRKSLSLSKSKYVNVPVFLGLKDVFGRFKMYSLLLFVFCVCSFMIIVPVNFLNTVQSPDFVTYMGIERSDIRIDLQQSDDTMEQFNHMLAYIQNDEDVEQFSPLITSQFKVVNSDGAEENITVESGDFSIFPLEYLEGDPPLREQEIALSYLNGQELEKNAGDRLHLIINGQEQEMIVSGIYQDVTNGGRTAKALMPFNPDTVLWYEVSVDVKHPINIREKLDEYAEIFHPAKVTDLQGYLAETFGHTIEQLRLLTVLAIIIAVSIALLMTSLFLKMLIAKDDAQISIMKSIGFSFKDIRTQYVTRTLLVLGVGIIFGTIVANTVGQRVVSLLLSFMGASEISFVIDPIQAYILCPLLLMIVVTIATFMSIVSIKKSSIADLDAE from the coding sequence ATGCTGTTCAAAATGTTGAGGAAGGATATTGCCCAAAAAAAGACGATCACTGCGGCGCTATTTATTTTGATCACACTATCGTCTTTATTCGTTGCCAGTGGTTCGAATATGGCGATGGAATTAACCCATTCCATGAACACCTTATTTACGAAGTCCAATGCTCCGCATTTCGTGCAGATGCATGCTGGTGAACTGGATGAGGCCGCTATTGACCATTTTGCATCAAGAAACAGCGACGTGAAAGAACAGCAACTTGTCGAGATGGTTAATATTGACGGATTAAATCTGACATTAGGAGACAATCCTACACCAGAAACAAGTGGTATCATGGATCATTACTTCGTTGAGCAAAATAAAAAATTTGATTACTTGCTTAATTTAGAAAATGAAATCATCCAGGTTTCCCAAGGGGAAATTGCCGTTCCTGTTTACTTCATGCAGCAATACAATCTGAATCTTGGAGATAAAATCAGAATAGCAGATTCCCCATTTGATGCGACATTCACAGTCGTAGATTTTGTTCGTGATGTGCAGATGAACCCGTCCATCATTCATTCAAAGCGATTTGTCGTCCATAACGATGATTTAGATATGCTGAGCAAAAACGTTGGCGAAATTGAATACATGGTGGAATTTCTACTCACTGACTTAAGCAAACTGAGCGAATTTAGAAATGCCTATCAAACAGCAGGCATGCCCCAGCAAGGTCCGAATATTGACTACCCGTTATTTCAGACGTTGCACGCGCTAACAGACGGTGTGGTGGCAGCCGCCATCCTATTCGTCAGCGTTATGCTTACACTGATAGCGATGCTTTGTATCCGCTTTATCATGCTTACGACGCTTGAAGAAGATTATAGAGAGATTGGTATTATGAAAGCGGTCGGTATTGAGCAAAAGGATATTAAAAAAATGTATTTGTTCAAATATATCATGTTGGCGGCTTTGGCTTCTGTGACTGGTTTTTTGATCTCTTTATTTCTGAACGATCTATTGACGGCCAATATTCAGCTCTATTTTGGTGCTGCCGAAAAGAGTATGCTGCACTATATGGTTCCGTTTATTGCTGTGCTTGTCATCTTCTTAACGGTTCTACTTTATTGCACGTTAATACTCAGAAAGTTACATAAATTAACAGCAGTAGAAGCATTACGCTCGGGATATATGGGAGAGGAAGCTAACGCAAGTCGGAAATCACTATCACTGAGTAAAAGTAAATACGTTAACGTTCCTGTTTTCCTGGGGTTAAAGGATGTCTTCGGGCGGTTCAAAATGTACAGCTTATTATTATTTGTCTTCTGCGTATGTTCCTTTATGATCATCGTCCCGGTCAATTTTCTGAATACCGTCCAGTCACCTGATTTTGTCACGTATATGGGGATCGAGCGAAGTGATATACGGATCGATTTACAACAATCAGACGACACCATGGAACAATTTAACCATATGCTCGCCTATATTCAAAACGACGAAGATGTTGAGCAATTTTCGCCGCTGATCACCAGTCAATTCAAAGTCGTCAATAGTGATGGCGCTGAAGAAAACATCACCGTTGAAAGTGGAGATTTTTCTATTTTTCCGTTGGAATATTTAGAAGGGGATCCGCCATTACGCGAGCAGGAGATCGCGCTTTCCTATTTGAATGGCCAGGAGTTGGAAAAAAATGCGGGGGATCGTCTTCATTTAATCATCAATGGGCAGGAGCAGGAGATGATCGTCAGTGGTATCTACCAGGACGTGACGAATGGCGGCAGAACAGCAAAAGCGTTGATGCCTTTCAATCCCGATACCGTGCTTTGGTATGAAGTGAGTGTGGATGTAAAACATCCTATTAATATCCGGGAGAAACTGGATGAATATGCAGAGATTTTTCATCCGGCGAAGGTCACGGATTTGCAAGGCTATTTAGCTGAAACATTTGGACATACGATCGAACAGCTCAGACTTCTAACCGTTTTAGCGATTATCATCGCCGTCAGTATCGCCTTGCTCATGACATCGTTGTTTCTGAAAATGTTAATAGCCAAAGATGACGCTCAAATCTCAATTATGAAGAGTATCGGTTTTTCTTTCAAAGATATTCGAACCCAATACGTTACCAGGACATTGCTTGTGCTGGGGGTCGGGATTATTTTCGGGACAATCGTTGCCAATACGGTTGGCCAGCGTGTCGTTAGCCTTCTGCTATCCTTTATGGGTGCTTCCGAAATCAGTTTTGTGATCGATCCTATCCAAGCTTATATTCTTTGCCCATTGTTATTAATGATTGTGGTGACTATAGCCACATTCATGAGCATCGTATCTATCAAGAAATCCAGTATCGCTGATCTGGATGCAGAATAA
- a CDS encoding TetR/AcrR family transcriptional regulator encodes MRTSKNPEERRNEILDVAETLFTTKGYGNTTINDILQMVGIAKGTFYYYFRSKEDVMDAVVIRFIDSGAEAAKMIAANANLEAPEKIFQIIMAQNPNASREKRMLEELHDVHNAVMHQKSLVETIRRLTPVLTDVVEQGLAEGAFTTLYPRETVEFLLVAQLVFDDGIFEWQPQELMQKAIAFTHMIETSLGAEPGSFAYLHERLTQSPGNEKGEESDE; translated from the coding sequence ATGAGAACCTCAAAAAACCCCGAAGAACGGAGAAACGAAATTCTGGACGTTGCCGAGACGCTTTTTACAACAAAGGGGTATGGTAACACAACAATAAACGACATATTACAAATGGTCGGGATCGCCAAAGGAACGTTCTATTATTATTTTCGGTCCAAGGAAGATGTCATGGATGCCGTGGTCATACGGTTTATAGACAGTGGGGCCGAAGCTGCCAAGATGATTGCCGCAAATGCCAATCTCGAGGCACCCGAAAAAATATTTCAAATCATTATGGCTCAAAATCCCAACGCAAGCCGAGAGAAGCGCATGCTTGAAGAGTTACATGATGTTCACAATGCCGTAATGCACCAAAAAAGCCTGGTCGAAACCATCCGGCGGCTGACTCCTGTTTTAACAGATGTCGTCGAACAAGGACTAGCGGAAGGTGCATTCACAACCCTTTATCCAAGGGAAACGGTGGAATTTTTGCTTGTCGCCCAACTCGTGTTTGATGACGGCATTTTCGAGTGGCAGCCCCAGGAACTCATGCAAAAAGCAATTGCCTTTACACACATGATCGAAACGTCGTTAGGGGCAGAACCGGGCAGCTTTGCTTATCTCCATGAAAGACTCACGCAAAGTCCTGGAAACGAAAAAGGAGAAGAGTCCGATGAATAA
- the thiD gene encoding bifunctional hydroxymethylpyrimidine kinase/phosphomethylpyrimidine kinase — MTEIAKALTVAGTDPSGGAGIQADLKTFQEIGAYGMSVITSVVSQNTLGVKSFVDLELDFVESQFDAVFEDIPPDAVKSGMLSNPEVMALAAKKMKEANVANYVLDPVMIASSGHALISETARETIARELLPLATVVTPNLPEAEALTNRTIKTVDDMKEAGRILVEEYGTSAALIKGGHYEGEADDYLYDGQTFEKFSAERFDTKHTHGSGCTYAAVITAGLANGKSLYEAVKDGKTYITAAISNPLNIGKGQGPTNHWGHRWSDVQPLIRV, encoded by the coding sequence ATGACAGAAATTGCAAAAGCATTAACGGTGGCAGGGACGGATCCGAGCGGTGGAGCTGGCATTCAAGCGGATTTGAAAACGTTTCAGGAGATTGGCGCATACGGGATGAGTGTGATCACATCTGTGGTCAGTCAAAATACGCTTGGGGTAAAGTCATTTGTGGATCTCGAACTTGACTTTGTGGAAAGTCAATTTGACGCTGTATTTGAAGATATACCTCCAGATGCGGTGAAATCGGGCATGCTTTCCAACCCGGAAGTAATGGCGCTGGCAGCCAAAAAGATGAAGGAAGCAAATGTCGCCAATTATGTGCTTGATCCTGTAATGATTGCGTCCAGCGGACATGCGCTCATTTCGGAAACGGCCAGGGAGACGATTGCGAGAGAGCTTCTTCCATTGGCAACGGTCGTAACGCCGAATTTGCCGGAAGCAGAGGCGTTGACAAATCGAACGATCAAGACAGTTGACGACATGAAAGAAGCCGGCCGAATACTTGTAGAGGAATATGGAACGAGCGCTGCATTGATTAAAGGCGGGCATTATGAAGGCGAGGCCGATGATTATCTGTATGATGGCCAAACGTTTGAAAAATTCTCAGCGGAACGCTTTGATACGAAGCACACCCACGGAAGTGGTTGCACGTATGCAGCGGTAATTACAGCCGGCCTAGCGAATGGAAAGTCCCTCTATGAAGCGGTGAAAGATGGCAAAACATATATTACTGCCGCGATCTCAAACCCACTCAATATCGGAAAAGGGCAAGGGCCAACGAATCATTGGGGGCATCGCTGGTCTGACGTTCAACCCCTCATCAGAGTGTAA
- a CDS encoding DNA glycosylase AlkZ-like family protein encodes MAIQVSKKAARRFLLAKSGLNDYGALDSNMATALRQLECVQLDPVAIIERNHHLVFFNRLEKYNRAELERQLWEGLAFEYFANAACLLPMDDYPIFKGRRKTSQREWASKRHLYKDVERMIRQALADQGALPSKAFASNKKVVGAWDHPTHATTKETSHVLRMLFEAGAIQVCGRQGSERHFALSEDVIPASCQQEAEVISDKEADRRLVHKYLRAYRLIDDSDPRFGWQRMAAKERKAWVNGFISDGTLIPVDIEGATGRYTVLQEDVEQLLAYEASNESGNSTVSFLPPLDNLLWRRTRLEDLFDFTYRWEIYMPQHKRRYGPYALPILLDDQLIGRADPFFDREKGRFSIHVHKEPSRKWSKTRTEQVERGAKRLGKRLGAADVRVTVGKG; translated from the coding sequence ATGGCTATTCAAGTCAGCAAAAAGGCAGCACGGCGATTCCTCCTCGCGAAATCAGGTTTGAATGATTACGGAGCGCTCGACTCGAACATGGCGACGGCTCTTCGCCAATTGGAATGCGTGCAGTTGGATCCGGTGGCCATCATCGAACGAAACCACCACCTTGTTTTTTTCAATCGTTTGGAAAAATACAATCGGGCAGAACTCGAGCGCCAATTGTGGGAAGGGCTTGCCTTTGAATATTTTGCTAATGCTGCTTGTTTGCTTCCAATGGACGATTATCCGATTTTTAAAGGAAGAAGAAAAACGAGCCAACGGGAGTGGGCATCGAAAAGGCATCTGTATAAAGATGTGGAGCGTATGATTCGACAAGCGTTGGCAGATCAAGGAGCATTGCCATCCAAAGCCTTTGCTTCAAATAAAAAAGTTGTTGGTGCCTGGGATCATCCAACACACGCGACAACGAAAGAAACGAGTCATGTGCTTCGGATGTTGTTTGAAGCCGGTGCCATTCAAGTGTGCGGCAGACAAGGGTCCGAGCGCCATTTTGCCTTGAGCGAAGATGTTATTCCCGCTTCCTGTCAACAAGAAGCAGAAGTGATCAGTGATAAAGAAGCGGACCGAAGACTTGTGCATAAATATCTGCGCGCCTATCGTCTGATTGATGACAGCGATCCGCGATTTGGCTGGCAGCGTATGGCAGCCAAGGAGCGCAAGGCTTGGGTGAACGGCTTTATTTCTGATGGTACGCTTATTCCGGTGGATATCGAAGGCGCAACCGGGCGGTACACCGTGTTGCAAGAAGATGTTGAACAGTTACTCGCATATGAAGCATCCAATGAATCCGGCAACAGTACTGTTTCTTTTTTGCCGCCCCTCGATAATTTGTTATGGCGAAGAACACGCTTGGAAGATTTATTCGATTTTACGTATCGTTGGGAAATTTATATGCCGCAACACAAGCGGCGCTATGGTCCATACGCACTCCCGATCCTGCTGGATGATCAGCTGATCGGGCGGGCGGATCCGTTTTTTGACCGTGAAAAAGGGAGGTTTTCGATTCATGTTCATAAAGAACCTTCTCGGAAATGGTCAAAAACGCGTACGGAACAAGTGGAGCGCGGGGCTAAACGCTTGGGGAAACGTCTCGGTGCAGCGGATGTCCGAGTCACGGTGGGGAAAGGATAA
- the nagA gene encoding N-acetylglucosamine-6-phosphate deacetylase produces MPRHSSVILHGMKLVTDGDVWTNGYIFLQNETIIAVGKDLKDDDFSGIPRRAYKENMVAFPGFIDIHTHGGYGVDVMDGKQEVFETLGASLPSEGTTAYLATTITQEKENITRALQTGAAYYRRQREAGVAELLGFHLEGPFINAKKKGAQPEEHIKSDALDLYKAFQQEADGTIRVVTYAPETLGGLDLTAYISETGAIPSIGHSDATYEEMKTAVAAGAKHITHLYNGMRGFHHREPGVVGAAYTIDELKSEIIVDGLHSSPPAVATAYRTGGFRNLFLITDSMRAKGLQDGTFDLGGQDVTVQGEKAILADGTLAGSIITMDRCLRNMRAYTDATLPELAAMTAGNQAKALGIDDRKGSIVPHKDADIVLLNEHLDVEETWCCGQLAYQSEER; encoded by the coding sequence ATGCCTCGTCATTCAAGCGTTATTTTGCATGGAATGAAACTAGTCACGGACGGTGACGTATGGACAAATGGATATATTTTTTTGCAAAATGAAACGATCATTGCTGTCGGGAAAGATTTAAAAGACGACGATTTTTCCGGAATCCCGAGACGGGCATACAAAGAGAACATGGTTGCGTTCCCCGGGTTTATTGATATTCACACCCATGGCGGATACGGGGTCGATGTGATGGACGGGAAGCAAGAAGTGTTTGAAACGTTAGGGGCTTCTTTACCGTCTGAAGGTACGACTGCGTATTTGGCGACGACAATTACGCAAGAGAAAGAAAACATCACGCGTGCGCTGCAGACAGGAGCTGCTTATTACCGCCGGCAAAGGGAAGCAGGCGTTGCTGAATTATTGGGCTTTCATTTGGAAGGACCTTTTATCAACGCCAAGAAAAAAGGTGCGCAACCGGAGGAGCATATTAAAAGTGATGCCCTTGATTTGTATAAGGCTTTCCAACAAGAAGCGGATGGCACCATCCGAGTCGTCACCTACGCACCGGAAACGTTGGGAGGGCTAGATTTAACGGCCTACATAAGTGAAACAGGCGCGATCCCTTCCATCGGCCATTCGGATGCAACGTACGAGGAAATGAAGACAGCGGTGGCAGCCGGTGCGAAGCACATCACGCATCTTTACAACGGGATGCGCGGCTTTCATCATCGTGAACCCGGGGTTGTCGGTGCGGCTTATACGATCGATGAGCTCAAAAGTGAAATCATTGTGGATGGGTTGCACAGCTCACCGCCTGCTGTGGCAACGGCCTATCGGACAGGCGGGTTCCGTAATCTTTTTCTGATTACCGATAGCATGAGAGCAAAAGGGCTTCAAGACGGTACGTTTGATTTGGGCGGCCAAGATGTAACCGTTCAGGGTGAGAAGGCCATCCTCGCGGACGGCACGCTTGCCGGGAGCATTATAACGATGGACAGGTGCTTGCGTAATATGCGTGCGTATACGGATGCCACTTTGCCTGAGCTTGCGGCGATGACTGCCGGCAATCAGGCAAAGGCGCTAGGGATTGATGATCGCAAAGGTTCGATTGTCCCGCATAAAGACGCAGATATCGTGCTGCTTAACGAACATTTGGATGTGGAAGAAACGTGGTGTTGCGGCCAGTTAGCGTATCAAAGCGAGGAGCGATAG
- a CDS encoding HU family DNA-binding protein has product MNKTETIAKVAEESGVSIEDCQKVLDAFEDVLSAELSQSKDVRSAFDKVYKVLHFFKNK; this is encoded by the coding sequence ATGAATAAAACCGAAACGATCGCAAAAGTTGCGGAGGAATCAGGTGTCAGTATTGAAGATTGCCAAAAAGTGTTGGATGCTTTTGAAGACGTCTTAAGCGCTGAATTATCACAATCAAAAGATGTACGAAGTGCGTTTGATAAGGTTTATAAAGTGTTGCACTTTTTCAAAAACAAATAA